The following are from one region of the Prevotella communis genome:
- a CDS encoding T9SS C-terminal target domain-containing protein: MKKIVTLAMLAVATMSASAQETFNLFSPADCDADGWLWLNTQEKIDRYVGKINEDAYTVDPNGKVIQLAFANINPDYTETYADPEAYGVDTQGNTILDEGVNKDECIKGAIVLAPASAMMATNGGCLVLNLPSCATIDLMLSSEARMLGRTLMLSSTNGIDNDNSTGENPWTGDTKSIYAKASVLGSLHGAGQWKWEGVESLNNGFNNDITFKSESPVYFALQNCHKYPIYVHAIRITTPKQETVGIQETITNKQERNAYYNLAGQRMTSPVKGINIIAGKKVIM, from the coding sequence ATGAAAAAGATTGTTACACTTGCCATGCTGGCCGTTGCAACGATGAGTGCCAGCGCTCAGGAAACCTTCAACCTGTTCTCACCAGCCGACTGCGATGCAGATGGTTGGCTCTGGTTGAACACACAAGAGAAGATTGACAGATACGTTGGTAAGATCAACGAAGATGCTTACACCGTTGACCCCAACGGCAAAGTGATTCAGCTGGCTTTTGCCAATATCAACCCTGACTACACAGAGACCTATGCTGATCCTGAAGCATACGGTGTTGACACACAAGGAAACACAATCCTTGACGAGGGCGTCAACAAGGATGAGTGCATCAAGGGCGCTATCGTACTTGCTCCTGCCAGTGCCATGATGGCTACGAATGGTGGTTGCTTGGTACTCAACTTGCCTTCATGCGCTACCATCGACCTGATGCTTTCTTCCGAAGCACGTATGTTGGGACGTACCTTGATGCTTTCGTCCACTAATGGTATCGATAATGATAACAGTACTGGTGAGAATCCCTGGACTGGCGACACGAAGTCTATCTATGCCAAAGCATCTGTGCTTGGTTCACTTCATGGCGCAGGACAGTGGAAGTGGGAAGGCGTTGAGTCATTGAACAATGGTTTCAACAATGATATAACCTTCAAAAGCGAGAGCCCTGTTTACTTCGCATTGCAGAACTGCCACAAATACCCTATCTACGTCCATGCTATCCGCATCACCACTCCTAAGCAGGAGACTGTAGGTATTCAGGAGACTATTACAAACAAGCAGGAGCGCAACGCCTACTACAACCTGGCTGGTCAGCGTATGACTTCACCTGTTAAGGGTATCAACATCATTGCAGGTAAGAAGGTGATTATGTAA
- a CDS encoding RES domain-containing protein yields the protein MKQYLELLDRVLGNSKTLSKIEFEKEYKGNPIQIILSAPLVFNDSMSLYRGRLADDVGKKEDLSSPATFSYVPLVLNKDGLPKMGRANYKGQSIFYASEQMKTNFKEISKDSNIGDEAYMAKWKLKPNSNLCLYRTIPAWGINTDNEPNSIFTITEPNIVNSELGVYLKRLGYIMMSTEEIGKYLGSSYIANCIYSANGFAKDSAGNKYEIHYDGIIYPSVASGGTEEVNIALKPEFVDKNLELECVIKGRLAPDMRSVKYEKIGINENGKIVWYTSFIDEDSIMNIVTQYYGSDGNNVDVSKGKILDADNNVVSELIPLVHALKFHRDEVFNALAQFIQTEVKENQTVTKTSLEKSVNLGLIREFNGWKLLSGGKSTPLSKVMYSFTLKNQLREIITDEVR from the coding sequence ATGAAACAGTATTTAGAATTACTGGACAGAGTTCTTGGCAATTCCAAAACTCTTAGTAAAATTGAGTTTGAAAAAGAGTACAAAGGAAATCCAATTCAAATTATCCTTAGTGCTCCACTTGTCTTCAATGACTCAATGAGCCTATATAGAGGTAGGCTTGCTGATGATGTTGGGAAAAAAGAAGATTTGTCAAGCCCTGCAACGTTTTCTTATGTTCCCCTTGTGTTGAACAAAGATGGACTGCCAAAAATGGGAAGGGCTAACTATAAGGGGCAGTCTATCTTCTATGCATCTGAGCAAATGAAGACTAATTTCAAGGAGATTAGTAAAGACAGTAATATAGGCGATGAGGCATATATGGCGAAATGGAAACTCAAGCCTAATTCAAATCTTTGTTTGTATCGTACAATACCTGCATGGGGAATTAATACAGATAATGAGCCTAATAGCATCTTCACGATAACAGAACCTAATATCGTTAATAGCGAATTAGGAGTTTATTTGAAACGTTTAGGCTATATAATGATGTCAACTGAAGAGATTGGAAAGTATCTAGGCTCTTCGTATATTGCGAATTGTATTTATTCTGCTAATGGTTTTGCCAAAGATTCAGCTGGAAACAAATATGAAATTCATTATGATGGTATTATTTACCCCAGTGTTGCCTCTGGTGGAACGGAAGAGGTAAATATCGCACTAAAACCAGAATTCGTAGACAAGAACCTTGAACTTGAATGTGTAATCAAAGGACGCTTAGCTCCAGATATGCGGTCTGTGAAATATGAAAAAATTGGAATCAATGAAAATGGAAAAATCGTATGGTATACATCTTTTATAGACGAGGATTCTATTATGAATATTGTTACTCAATATTATGGCTCTGATGGAAATAATGTTGATGTATCAAAAGGAAAGATTCTTGATGCTGACAATAATGTCGTTTCAGAGTTGATACCATTGGTTCATGCTTTAAAATTTCATCGTGATGAAGTGTTTAATGCTTTGGCGCAATTTATACAGACAGAAGTTAAGGAGAACCAAACGGTAACGAAAACATCTTTGGAAAAGAGTGTGAATCTAGGCCTCATTCGAGAATTTAATGGTTGGAAGTTACTTAGTGGCGGAAAGAGTACACCACTAAGTAAAGTCATGTATTCTTTCACATTGAAGAACCAGTTAAGAGAAATTATAACTGACGAAGTGAGATAA
- a CDS encoding ORF6N domain-containing protein, with amino-acid sequence MVNNTNKKNHKKELVAKCDQSKEVVANCDNLQETNLSQYDIEKLIVTVRGEQVLIDQDIARLYGVTTKRLNQQAKRNIERFPESFRFELTKEEVGEVVANCDHLQSLKFRPTLPYAFTEQGIGQLSSVVHSKIAIERSITIMNAFVAMRRFMVQNAGILMRIAHLERQQIETDEKIDKILNRMDEQSPKLLPEQIFATGCSGMHGRTYLT; translated from the coding sequence ATGGTAAACAATACAAATAAAAAGAATCATAAAAAGGAACTGGTCGCAAAATGCGACCAGTCCAAGGAGGTGGTTGCAAATTGTGATAACCTTCAAGAAACCAATCTCAGTCAATATGATATTGAGAAGCTAATTGTTACAGTAAGAGGTGAGCAAGTGCTTATAGACCAAGATATTGCAAGGCTTTATGGAGTAACGACAAAACGTCTTAATCAACAGGCAAAGCGTAATATTGAAAGGTTTCCTGAGTCTTTTCGTTTTGAATTGACAAAAGAAGAAGTTGGCGAGGTGGTTGCAAATTGTGACCACCTCCAGTCTTTGAAGTTTCGTCCCACCTTACCTTATGCTTTTACAGAGCAGGGAATAGGACAACTTTCAAGCGTTGTGCATAGTAAAATTGCTATAGAAAGGAGCATTACTATTATGAATGCTTTCGTGGCTATGCGACGTTTTATGGTTCAGAATGCTGGCATACTGATGCGAATCGCTCATCTGGAAAGACAACAGATAGAGACTGACGAGAAGATCGACAAGATTCTCAACAGAATGGACGAACAATCGCCCAAACTCCTGCCAGAGCAGATTTTTGCCACTGGTTGCAGTGGGATGCATGGACGTACGTATCTGACTTAG
- the murQ gene encoding N-acetylmuramic acid 6-phosphate etherase: MKIENKITEQPSRYDHLEQMSVAELLQHINEEDMLVAEAVHKAMPQIQALVEAIEPRMKRGGRLFYVGAGTSGRLGVLDASELPPTFGVPEDWVIGLIAGGDKALRHAVENAEDIAEQGWKDLASFQPTADDTVIGIAASGTTPYVIGAVREARQHGLLTGCITSNPETPLASAVAFPIETIVGPEFVTGSSRMKSGTAQKMVLNMISTTLMIRMGRVEGNRMVKMQLTNAKLVDRGTRMIQESLGISYEEAERRLLEAGSVDGVLNNK; this comes from the coding sequence ATGAAGATAGAAAATAAAATCACCGAACAGCCTTCACGCTACGATCACCTGGAACAGATGTCGGTAGCTGAGTTGCTCCAACATATCAACGAAGAGGATATGCTGGTGGCAGAGGCTGTACACAAGGCTATGCCGCAGATTCAGGCTTTGGTGGAAGCTATTGAGCCAAGGATGAAACGTGGAGGCCGACTCTTCTATGTGGGCGCAGGCACCAGCGGCCGTCTGGGTGTGCTCGATGCCAGCGAACTGCCTCCTACCTTTGGTGTGCCAGAAGACTGGGTGATTGGACTCATTGCTGGTGGCGACAAGGCGTTACGCCACGCCGTAGAAAACGCTGAAGATATTGCTGAACAAGGTTGGAAGGACCTCGCGTCTTTCCAGCCTACAGCAGACGACACCGTGATAGGCATTGCCGCTTCCGGCACCACGCCTTATGTCATAGGTGCCGTTCGTGAAGCCCGTCAGCACGGACTGCTTACTGGTTGCATCACCAGCAACCCAGAAACGCCCCTTGCCTCGGCCGTTGCTTTTCCCATTGAAACGATTGTAGGCCCTGAGTTCGTCACAGGCTCCAGTCGTATGAAAAGCGGCACAGCACAAAAGATGGTGCTCAACATGATTTCCACCACGCTGATGATACGCATGGGACGTGTAGAGGGTAACCGCATGGTGAAGATGCAGCTCACAAATGCCAAGCTCGTAGACCGCGGCACCCGCATGATTCAGGAGTCGCTTGGCATCTCCTATGAAGAAGCCGAACGCCGTCTGCTGGAGGCAGGCAGCGTGGATGGCGTATTAAACAATAAATAA
- a CDS encoding M6 family metalloprotease domain-containing protein translates to MIKRFFQVITAILLLLVPTTTQAFDKNTGDLQNLVCFVRFADEDEVNTETERRAFDQSVTTYQQLFNDETSGANSVFNYFRVASYGQLSWRSTFYPVQQGENITSMQVAHTRTYYQQKSSVAPDGYEDDTEKANRELTLVTEICNKLNNALDDGVMIDQNNDGIVDNLTIVLSNGSEIGNKHLLWPHRSDLALPDDKAVRIKGKKMTSYLMVFDYANGYGSQFNPLKLNTGTLCHEMSHSLGTYDLYHVNDKLNPVGVWDLMSDNQMQAQQMTVYTKWRYCKWIDEIPEIKAHGTYTLHPVESDTKDNIAYKIHPVGRDEYFVLEYRRKAGFDSILPAEGLLVYRINPAYTGGNVNYNGTTRLDEQYIFRPGGTTTADGTISQATLSAESGRTGIGGAATLQPFYSDGTKANFAIANVSTCGETISFDLLESNKQLILSQESFTLKGQANAAASLTIASDDDWTITGVPAWLTVTPVSGNAGTTTVSLTANSDNTTGATREATLIVTSNSDAALNKSFTIAQEQQTGNVILSDNFENTQNPLGWVIENEGESGKGWQYTEGTTNGKAKKMVNSGTHAMSMLETFSEEIHQDAKLTSPTFANGTLLTFYSHTNGGNATPKQPPLYLVEVSSDNGNSWTSLFNVLGDYPRDAEGKTVTPASGYQKIVLDLTPYQSETMKIRFHCYDTTNEGLQYWWQIDDVEITGVTDASGITLSSITRQSAPIYDLQGRRLSKKPSKGAFVSNGKIYLR, encoded by the coding sequence ATGATAAAAAGATTTTTTCAGGTCATTACGGCCATCCTTCTACTCTTGGTTCCCACAACGACGCAGGCCTTCGACAAGAACACAGGTGATTTGCAGAACCTGGTGTGCTTTGTGCGCTTTGCCGATGAAGATGAGGTGAACACTGAGACTGAGCGTCGCGCCTTCGATCAGAGCGTGACCACCTATCAGCAGTTGTTCAATGACGAGACGAGTGGAGCCAATTCCGTATTCAACTATTTCCGCGTGGCCAGCTATGGTCAACTGTCATGGCGCAGCACGTTCTACCCTGTTCAGCAGGGCGAGAACATCACGTCTATGCAGGTAGCCCATACGCGTACCTATTATCAACAGAAGTCAAGCGTAGCACCCGATGGCTATGAGGACGACACAGAGAAAGCCAACCGTGAGCTGACGCTTGTCACAGAGATTTGCAACAAACTGAACAACGCCCTTGATGACGGTGTAATGATAGACCAGAATAACGATGGCATCGTGGACAACCTTACCATCGTATTGAGTAATGGTTCTGAGATTGGCAACAAGCACCTGTTGTGGCCTCACCGTTCTGACCTGGCACTGCCTGACGACAAGGCAGTACGCATCAAAGGCAAAAAGATGACCAGCTACCTCATGGTGTTCGACTATGCCAATGGCTATGGCTCACAGTTCAACCCACTGAAACTGAATACAGGAACACTCTGCCACGAGATGTCTCACTCGCTGGGCACCTACGACCTCTATCATGTCAACGACAAATTGAATCCTGTTGGCGTGTGGGACCTGATGAGCGACAATCAGATGCAAGCCCAACAGATGACGGTCTATACCAAGTGGCGCTATTGCAAGTGGATTGACGAGATTCCTGAGATCAAGGCTCACGGCACCTATACGCTTCATCCTGTAGAGAGCGACACAAAGGACAATATCGCCTATAAGATTCACCCCGTAGGACGTGACGAATACTTCGTCCTGGAATATCGTCGCAAGGCGGGCTTCGACAGCATTCTGCCTGCCGAGGGTCTGCTCGTTTATCGTATCAATCCCGCCTATACAGGTGGTAATGTCAACTACAACGGCACCACCCGTCTGGACGAGCAATATATCTTCCGTCCTGGTGGCACCACAACGGCCGACGGCACCATCTCCCAGGCTACGCTGAGTGCCGAGAGTGGTCGCACAGGCATCGGAGGTGCTGCTACCCTGCAGCCTTTCTATAGCGATGGTACGAAGGCCAACTTCGCCATTGCCAACGTGTCAACCTGTGGCGAGACCATCTCTTTCGACCTTCTGGAGAGTAACAAGCAGTTGATTCTCTCTCAGGAGTCGTTCACCCTGAAAGGACAGGCTAATGCTGCTGCCAGCCTCACCATCGCCTCTGACGATGACTGGACCATTACTGGCGTGCCTGCATGGCTCACCGTGACACCTGTATCTGGTAATGCCGGCACCACTACCGTAAGCCTCACAGCCAATAGCGACAACACCACGGGTGCTACTCGCGAGGCTACGCTAATCGTGACCAGCAACAGCGATGCCGCTCTTAACAAGTCGTTCACCATTGCCCAGGAACAGCAGACGGGTAATGTGATTCTCTCTGATAATTTCGAGAACACGCAGAATCCTCTCGGCTGGGTTATCGAGAACGAGGGCGAGAGCGGCAAGGGATGGCAATATACTGAGGGCACCACCAATGGAAAGGCCAAGAAGATGGTGAATAGCGGTACGCACGCCATGTCTATGCTCGAGACCTTCTCTGAGGAGATCCATCAGGATGCCAAGCTCACCTCTCCCACCTTTGCCAATGGCACGCTGCTGACATTCTATTCACACACCAATGGTGGCAACGCCACGCCTAAGCAGCCCCCCCTCTATCTTGTTGAGGTGAGCAGCGACAATGGCAACTCATGGACCTCGCTCTTTAATGTGCTGGGCGATTATCCTCGCGATGCAGAAGGAAAGACCGTTACACCAGCCTCTGGCTATCAGAAGATAGTGCTCGACCTGACACCCTATCAGTCAGAGACCATGAAGATTCGTTTCCATTGTTACGACACCACCAACGAAGGTCTGCAGTACTGGTGGCAGATTGACGATGTAGAGATTACGGGTGTTACCGATGCTTCTGGCATCACGCTGTCATCCATCACCCGTCAGTCAGCACCCATCTACGACCTGCAGGGACGTCGTCTCAGCAAGAAGCCGTCCAAGGGTGCCTTTGTGAGCAACGGAAAGATATACCTGAGATAA
- a CDS encoding RagB/SusD family nutrient uptake outer membrane protein — MKKLYTYIIGALLSLSVTSCNSLFDDAPMNQISEKDVWTNSMLLDEYVNTWYRNMNSGFNNFIFTSSGFGSMSRYFLPWLGDQITISKKDWLNSGYSDMLKGNEKTLTDYAENLWTNDYTQIQYINAFFENSNRISDATLRERINGEAHFFRAYYYYMLWRSFGGVPLIDHTIDPLKNAERTPRASYTEMLDFIVKEADEAARILPVTQSSSEAGRVTRGAALMLKAKAYLWAASEVYQDNSKSYLGFTDNQRQNMLEKAKTAYEDLFALNAYELIPIAATTQDGIKNEYRQIFLTKNSKESILEVQHSDDGDYANKFGHRLDRYAAPPSLTGTYCAYTPTHNHVLEYGMRDGAVYDANHPYDNLDYRFYANILYDGSVYKGQTLNMHTTDGVAGADLQPYGTSTTAGYTLTGYYMGKFVDETQAIDNNDTYASKQNYIIWRLAEAKLDYAEVLFNLGYTEEARVQVNDIRQRVHMDALPTITIDQILNERRVELAFEESTYWDMFRLGTVYQKRNGSTNPLKKITITVTKGTTKYQVSNIDRRASANYIFQLKQYYLPIPWSEVKYQQFDQNPDWNEI, encoded by the coding sequence ATGAAGAAACTATATACTTATATCATAGGAGCCCTGCTCTCGCTGTCTGTTACCAGCTGTAACAGTCTGTTTGACGACGCGCCCATGAACCAGATTTCAGAGAAAGATGTCTGGACCAACTCCATGCTGCTCGATGAATATGTAAACACGTGGTACCGCAACATGAACAGCGGTTTCAATAACTTTATCTTCACCTCGTCTGGATTCGGCTCCATGTCGCGCTATTTCCTTCCCTGGCTTGGTGACCAGATTACCATCAGCAAGAAAGACTGGCTCAACTCAGGCTATAGCGATATGCTCAAAGGCAATGAGAAGACGCTGACCGACTATGCAGAGAATCTGTGGACAAACGACTACACACAGATACAGTATATCAACGCCTTCTTTGAGAATAGCAACCGCATTAGCGATGCTACCCTGCGTGAGCGCATCAATGGCGAGGCCCATTTCTTCCGTGCGTACTATTATTATATGCTGTGGCGTAGTTTTGGTGGTGTACCTCTCATTGACCACACTATCGACCCCTTGAAGAATGCGGAGCGCACGCCTCGTGCCAGCTATACGGAGATGCTTGATTTCATTGTGAAGGAGGCCGACGAAGCAGCACGTATCCTCCCTGTCACGCAATCATCCTCTGAAGCAGGTCGCGTGACGCGTGGTGCCGCCCTTATGCTCAAGGCAAAAGCTTATCTCTGGGCTGCCAGCGAGGTTTATCAGGACAATTCAAAGTCATACCTAGGCTTCACAGACAACCAGCGTCAGAACATGCTGGAGAAAGCCAAGACAGCCTACGAAGACCTCTTTGCCCTCAACGCCTACGAGTTGATTCCTATCGCAGCCACTACACAAGATGGCATTAAGAACGAGTATCGTCAGATATTCCTCACCAAGAATAGCAAGGAGAGCATCCTGGAGGTACAGCATTCTGATGATGGCGACTATGCCAACAAGTTCGGACACCGTCTGGACCGCTATGCCGCACCCCCATCACTCACGGGCACCTATTGTGCATATACTCCCACGCATAACCATGTGCTGGAATACGGCATGCGCGATGGTGCCGTTTACGATGCCAACCATCCCTACGACAATCTGGACTATCGTTTCTATGCCAACATCCTCTATGACGGCTCTGTATATAAAGGTCAGACGCTCAACATGCACACCACCGACGGCGTAGCAGGAGCCGACCTCCAGCCCTACGGCACATCTACCACAGCCGGCTACACCCTTACAGGCTATTACATGGGTAAGTTTGTTGACGAGACACAGGCAATCGACAATAACGACACCTATGCCTCTAAGCAGAACTATATCATCTGGCGACTGGCAGAGGCCAAGCTCGACTATGCCGAAGTGCTGTTCAATCTGGGCTATACAGAGGAAGCACGTGTGCAGGTCAACGATATCCGTCAGCGTGTCCACATGGACGCTCTGCCCACTATCACCATCGACCAGATTCTCAATGAGCGTCGTGTGGAACTGGCATTCGAGGAGAGCACCTATTGGGATATGTTCCGTCTGGGCACCGTCTATCAGAAGCGCAATGGCTCTACCAATCCTCTGAAGAAAATAACCATCACGGTGACTAAAGGCACCACGAAGTATCAAGTTAGCAACATTGACCGTCGTGCCAGTGCCAATTACATCTTCCAGCTCAAGCAGTACTACCTGCCTATCCCCTGGAGCGAGGTGAAGTATCAGCAGTTCGACCAGAACCCTGACTGGAATGAGATTTAA
- a CDS encoding MmcQ/YjbR family DNA-binding protein has protein sequence MNIEDYREYCLSLGEDIEEKLPFQKFKNGEGVLVFYVAGHMFSFFDCNDFSVISLKCQPERIEDLKAQYECIGNPYNESPKHWIGINPTTAPDDLLKELTRNSYKVVKAKYTKKKI, from the coding sequence ATGAATATAGAAGACTATCGCGAGTATTGCCTGTCGTTAGGCGAAGACATAGAAGAGAAACTGCCTTTTCAGAAGTTCAAGAACGGAGAGGGAGTATTGGTGTTTTACGTAGCAGGACACATGTTCTCATTCTTCGATTGCAATGATTTCTCCGTTATCTCGCTGAAATGCCAGCCAGAACGCATTGAAGATCTTAAGGCACAGTATGAGTGTATCGGGAACCCGTACAACGAATCACCCAAACACTGGATAGGCATTAATCCAACGACAGCCCCTGATGATCTGCTGAAGGAACTGACTCGAAACTCATACAAGGTAGTCAAGGCGAAATATACGAAAAAAAAGATATGA
- a CDS encoding DUF723 domain-containing protein codes for MRRKTNEQFIKDAKLIWGNRYDYSHVVYTNSKNKVLIRCIEHDELFEQTPFCHVVMKREGCPKCQEIGKEKSRKKRALSTEEFIRRSKVRFGEKFNYSCTKYVNQNTSIEIICPINGHGRVKMSPQAHLNSDYGCPKCAREHCQNSRKISKDEFLIRAKNKYGNGFDYSKIEYVGYEKPIIIYCNEHGYFQTTPFYHLLTDNGGCKECAKESVAKAIRKMTTAEFIDKAREIHGDLFDYSYTKYASYKKKLKIRCPKHDFVFEMLPQTHLNGKGCPICDLDKLTDYEKRRDVALAERKTFRERQALKRERSNRLLAGKPAGIAYGVEEFLRLAHLIHDDDFDYRYVKSQYVNLNTPVTFICKRHNKEFSQTPIKHLRGQGCPRCIGRLRTTESFIEEAKEVHGDRYSYEHVRYKDCGTKVSITCKEHGDFDMIPVEHLRGKGCPDCSTSILETQVQVFLQTHLDVEFETQAQFPWLKTTRTMPLDIYIPQYHVAIECQGAQHFAERGRYEDLKVRQKKDRLKYDLCKEHDITVLYYAKTTYEVPKDYWANVYIRLDDLYEAIMASKH; via the coding sequence ATGAGAAGAAAGACAAATGAACAGTTCATTAAAGATGCTAAATTAATATGGGGTAATCGCTATGATTATTCACATGTGGTATATACCAATTCCAAGAATAAAGTACTGATTAGGTGTATTGAACATGATGAACTATTTGAACAAACTCCCTTCTGCCATGTTGTTATGAAAAGAGAAGGATGCCCAAAATGCCAAGAAATTGGGAAGGAAAAAAGTCGAAAGAAAAGGGCTTTGTCAACAGAAGAATTTATCCGTAGATCAAAAGTAAGGTTTGGTGAAAAGTTTAATTATTCATGTACAAAGTATGTCAATCAAAATACTAGTATTGAAATAATCTGTCCTATAAATGGGCATGGCAGAGTAAAGATGTCACCGCAGGCCCATTTAAATTCTGATTATGGTTGCCCAAAATGTGCTCGTGAACATTGCCAGAATAGCCGGAAAATTAGCAAAGATGAGTTTTTAATAAGGGCAAAGAACAAATATGGGAACGGCTTTGACTATTCAAAAATCGAATATGTAGGGTATGAAAAACCCATCATCATTTATTGCAATGAGCATGGATATTTCCAAACCACACCATTTTACCATTTGCTTACAGATAATGGTGGTTGTAAAGAATGCGCAAAAGAATCAGTAGCGAAAGCTATAAGAAAAATGACTACGGCCGAGTTTATAGATAAAGCTCGTGAGATACATGGGGATCTGTTCGACTACTCCTATACCAAATATGCTTCATACAAGAAAAAACTCAAAATTAGATGTCCTAAACACGATTTTGTTTTTGAGATGCTTCCTCAAACCCATCTCAACGGAAAGGGGTGTCCAATTTGCGATTTGGACAAACTAACAGATTACGAGAAAAGAAGAGATGTTGCATTGGCAGAGCGCAAGACTTTTAGAGAGAGACAAGCATTAAAGCGAGAGAGGAGTAATAGACTCCTTGCAGGGAAACCTGCAGGCATAGCTTATGGCGTCGAAGAGTTTTTGCGCCTAGCGCATTTAATTCACGATGATGACTTTGACTACAGATATGTAAAATCACAATACGTAAATCTTAATACACCTGTAACTTTTATTTGCAAGCGGCACAATAAAGAATTTTCTCAAACTCCAATAAAACATCTTAGAGGACAGGGATGCCCTAGATGTATTGGAAGATTACGTACAACAGAATCCTTTATTGAAGAGGCAAAAGAAGTACATGGTGACAGATACTCTTATGAGCATGTTAGATACAAAGATTGTGGAACAAAAGTTTCTATCACATGTAAAGAACATGGTGATTTTGATATGATTCCGGTGGAACATTTACGTGGCAAGGGATGCCCTGATTGTTCAACATCAATTTTGGAAACTCAAGTTCAGGTTTTCCTTCAAACTCATCTTGATGTAGAATTTGAAACACAAGCACAATTCCCTTGGCTCAAAACGACAAGAACAATGCCACTTGATATTTATATTCCCCAATATCATGTTGCAATAGAGTGTCAAGGTGCTCAACACTTCGCAGAAAGAGGAAGATATGAAGATTTAAAAGTTCGACAAAAGAAAGACAGACTAAAATATGATCTTTGCAAAGAACATGACATAACGGTTCTATACTATGCTAAAACGACTTATGAAGTCCCTAAAGACTATTGGGCCAATGTGTATATAAGGTTAGATGACTTATATGAGGCCATTATGGCCTCGAAGCATTAA